The nucleotide window AAATATGCAAATAAATAGTACAAAACATGATTATTCATTAGTATTTACCATCACGACACAAATTGAAACCTAATCATACCTGCTTCCACATTTAGCTGTAGACGGTAACTAATACTTTAATAGATATAGAATTTATATTAATCtcagatttagaaaaaaaaaatggctttgaATTGGAAGCAATGTTAACTATTTTTtcatgataaaaaaacaacaacaacatttcaGTGAAAAACAGTTTGATAAATGACCTCATCAAAAACaaacttgtttttaaaacctGTTTGAAAAGTATCACCAGTAAAAATGGGTATCACCACAGTGCCTCAGCATGGACAGCAGGATCATTAGAACCTAGCTCTAAATATGTCCCTACTTACAAAGAAGTAGATGAATCTCAATTTCTACAGTTGCAAGATTTTATATTAGAACATccaaaattatttattctaaCCGGAGCAGGTGTATCAACAGAAAGTGGAATTCCTGATTATCGATCAGAAGGTGTAGGACGTTATGCCACCAGTACTAGTAGGCCCATACAGTATGCTGACTTCCTCAAAAATGCCGCCAGTCGTCAAAGATACTGGGCAAGGAACTACATTGGTTGGCCACAGTTTTCGTCATTTCAGCCCAACCAATCTCATTACATTCTCAGCAACTGGGAAAGAAAAGGACTAATTCATTGGCTAGTTACCCAGAATGTTGACGCTTTGCATTATAAGGCAGGCTCTCAAAAGGTCACAGAGCTCCATGGCAGTGCTCATCGGGTTATCTGCCTTTCTTGCAAATATCAACTTTCCAGACATGCTATGCAAGAGCTTATTGCAAACATCAACTTGGATTGGTCAGCCGATGTAATGGGTGTGGCTCCTGACGGTGATGTGGACCTCACTTCAAATCAAGTTCAAAATTTTAAGGTGACTtaaatttctaactgtaataATTGATTTTAGAATTCAGTACATACATATGCTAAATGAAGTTAGGCATGAGGCATAGCggcagagtggtaaagtgctAGAGTTTGACTCTTTGTGAAGATTGTGATTTTTAACTTTGCAACCTAATGTAAATAAGAATTCTTCCTTGCATTTAGTTTTCAGGTTAGTCCTCATTTCAGAAGCCAGAGTGGTTAGtgctaaagtttttaaaaatatatacctaTGAAACTAAATATGTCATATTACCACTTCTttagttaaaatatttaattgccATTTCCATAGCTTATGAGTAAAAAGATTGTATTGCTGCAGGTATGAACAACTTTATAAAAGAATACAATTGTCTTTGTTGGACCAAAGTAAAAAAAGGACTTTGGGTCATGCAGCCTCCATCAGCTACAAATGAAAAAGACAACACAAATAGGCTTGTAGATGTTGAAGGCTATTGATGTAGAAAAGAAAGTATGCTGCTGATGTAAAAGCGCAGGAAATCAGGAGGCAGTGTGGTCTGACAAAGATAACTAGGATGATCTTTTTAACAAAAGTGTTGGTGCCTTATGTATAAATAAGTTTATTCTCAATATGCATATaggaggcacagtggctgagtggtaaagggtttggctttcgaaccggggctgtgctggccacatgataccctcgttaaccctaggccacagaaactgatgacctttacatcatctgccctatagactacaagttctgaaaggggaactttacaataTGCAGATGGGTGTTTTTGTCATTGCATTGTTTATAAAGTAGTGATAAGGAGAACAGTACCCCTATGTTGTATCCTATATGTAGGTCTGCTGTATTTTGCCATAGGTCATAACATCATGTTGCCTAGTTTTTGACTATAATTGACAATGTTATTTTACTATTCCTAGGTTCCTGAATGCCCTAAGTGTAAAGGAATTCTGAAACCAGATCTGACATTTTTTGGAGATAATGTTCCCAAGGAAACTGTGCATTTCGTTCTGGAAAAGCTTTTTGAATCTGATGCCATGCTGGTTATAGGATCATCTTTAGAAGTAAAGTATTGCTAGAATACACAGAGATCTGTCTTGTACCACTAAGAATGTTACCCTAAGGCTATGTTTCAATTATGAAAGCATTAAGTGTCTATTTTTATTCGTACTTTACACTCTAGGTGTACTCGGGATACAGATTTGCTTACCGAGCCCATGAACACGGAATGAAAATTGGAGTAATCAATATTGGACCAACAAGGGGAGATAAATTTGTGGACATAAAAGTTAGTGCCAAGTGCAGTGATGTGTTGCAGAGATTGGATCAGAAGTCTCAATAAATCCCACCCCTTTCTCACTAAATGTAGATAAAGTGTTAGATTAATGCcaaataataaagaaacaaaaaaaaattgtattgtcttttattttgttcattttttacaTCTGTTTTAGAGAAACAACTTCATTTATACCCAAGACTTTCAAACTAGATTTAGAAACTAGTTCTATGAGAAATCAGTTCAATGATAAACACTACAAACTAAAGGACTAATAGAAATATTTCTTGTCTTAGAAATATGTtgtgatttagaaaaaaaaaaaattaattctcaacaaagaaacaagaaatgGTTCATACTGGCACTTCACAGCTTACCAATGCCTAGAACTGTAACATATGCTCACATAGAACACTTAAAGCTTGCCAGACAAATTGTATATACTTGTTACATTGGTTAATACAGATTCATAAATAATATGAAGTTTACACTTGTTGttcatcaaataaaaaatgttttagacatAAATTCAATTTGTACTTTCTAATGCAGGTGAAGAGAAACAaagttgtagtttttttgtCCTTACAATTAGACCCAAGTATTTGAAAACACTCTTTGATTTCATATCTTTTCTAATCAAATGAAGTTCTGAGCAATAACATGATCTAATGCTCCGAATTATTAGGCTTGAATGGTAatttaaatcatatttttttaaaaatattatttgaaatatttatttaaaaaaaaatcactataaAATGCAAACACAGGCTAGTAATTAtgtttagttaattaattagaatCAATAATTATCTCATTACATTAAAAACTCCATTTCATTCCATTCATCTAATTAGGGAACAAATTTAACTGGGCTTTTTCATTGCCACTATCAGTTTGCCTCATTCTACTGGTAACAATATAttcagaaagaaattgtacaaaaaaaaaacccaacaatcTTCTCATGCTCTCACACCTATTAGCAATGAAATCTAAACTTATACACAGAGGTGTTGAAATAATGTACATAAATGAAGCTATTTACAATGATGACGATGTGCGGCGGCGATTCATTCATCTACCGATACGAGATATCCATGATGAAGTACAATACATTTCAATGTTAACAAATAATCTCTTCCTATGGTCACATACTAGTCACTTAGTTTCttttcatcttaaaaaaaaaatagaacacattaaaacaatatgatgattattattacatttataaCTCTtcctctccgtaattatttaccacattccggcggaatcaacgctggtatcgtcagttaggagagaaagagttaaagtatgCAATGTAGCTTACACTACATTTTAAGTAGCTGTCACACAATCAGTCAATCATGTGTAGTACATGGAAagtttaagaataaaaaaaaagtcaactttttactttgttatgcGGTCACCAAACAAAGCAGAAACAGGCTCTTCAAGAGGCATATTCAAAATTACACAACCTACACACACAATTTTGTATACATACATTTGGTGGCTTTGTCTAAAACTCTGCTTTAAACATTTTCCACCAACTTCTTTAAAATTAAGCAGTAGTAAAATCATAAGTCCATTTTTACCCCAAAttattcacacaaaaaaaaaattaaaaaattacacaactgactgttggtaattaatatttttttttggcaattaAATAATGCCAAATTAAAACCAAAGAGAATGGTTAATGATAATTCTGATTTTgacaaactttaaaaatgttaccgttttgtaaaacaaaatgttaggcCATCTAGAGATTTAACCAATCATCTGAGCCCTACAGAAAAGTTAAAAggaatcaaataaaatattaaatgactCTTCCACATCATTCTGCTGAAAGTGAAAAGTCATTAGTGCTTTACATCTATAGTATAGAAATGATAAAAATTACAGACTCCCATTTGTGAATCCCACTGTTGACTAAGTCACActgatctaatatataaattatattcattgaaataaattttagcAGGAAGTCCCCTGATTTCCtgccaattaaaataacatttgacCTTGAATAGGTTTGACAAACCCGAATGAAGTTCTGAttggttgtttaaaaaaagtaattgattGCAAATGGTTAAAAACTGTGAACCGCGCTCAAAGAtaacatacattttatattacGAACAAGAGATTACCTCCCcaaaacatgaaataaatgcTTTAGTCGACAACAATTTCTATAATGGAACAAAAAAGAGAGGCTGAGAGGTCAGACTAGTTCTATAGAGAACAAAACATGTACAGTGGcggaaaacaaagaaataaaaaaaaaaaattaggagaCAAAAGAAATGATCTTCTCTGATTGTATAAAAGTGACCTTTGACCAAAAGGAATCAATGGCCAAAGAATGGCGATAAAGCAAGTTAAGGAGAGGCCGCATGAAACTTTTCAGTTGTTTTGGACTCGGTCTCTTCTCCCTTATGTCCGTCGAGTGCCGCTGCTTCGTCCTCGCTGTCCCTCTTCCAGATGCACACCAGATTGTTGTCCGTGCCGCCAGTCACATACTCGTGGCTAGAGCTTATAGCCACAGTATTCACTACAAGATCCTAAAAGAAGGCAAGGACAAAAAATTCAGAAGCGTTAAGGTGCtgtaagaaagaaacaaacaaattatataaaaaatgtttgtattacTTTTGTAGAGCGCATATTTCATGCTATTAGCATGCTTAATGTGCTCTgtcaaatctcttttgtggacccgtggagaaggtttctgtgctgcctttaggcacttttaaaggcactcagcaaacacaaatcAGCTCAAGTCCAGATTTTAACTGGAGGTCCTTTGACAGGCAGGCAAGCGGTTTTCGTCCCTATGCTACACAACCCACTTTTGGAAAATCTTAAAAGAGTATAAGTGTTTATATGTACGGTAAATGACATAGATGCTTATATGCAGGGGTGCCACTTTTCCGGAATAGGGGTCCGATTTTTCCCCCTCCGGGTTTGCCTTCTACAATTTTGTTAAAATCCGGGGtttagttgatttagattttttttcgaaatttctTATAATTTTCCCCGTTAATTTTGTTTGCTAGTTCCGATCGCTCGAGCTGCCATTTTTAATCAAAATCAACCAGTCTCATATCTCGCAATTCGCGAGACTTTCACTTTGCAAGCGCACTAAGCTTTATTTACcggtacagtattttttttaaaagtgtaaacATTCCATAGTCCATAGACTAGaggcatagatctagaatttctagatctacggaACGCGCCTCGAATCGGCTCGAtttagactagagtctagatctatttctataatcaatctagactgtaaagtcttgtatttagtatagatatagtctagattaAAGCgaggtctagtctagatctacgcGCGTacctagtcctagatctagaaatagaaagaaaaaaaaattcacgtgtgtgaaattagatttttttttctttccgtgttttatattttaatatttgtataggtTCCATATAGAGCCTTAGCCTATGTCTAGCTAAATTGGTCTAGAGTATTATAGAGgtaggatctagatttaggaAGGACTAGATAACTATATTTACATCGTTTTAGATCAGAACTAGAATCAATgattgaagaattaaattaataagttTGCGTTCACCTGAAGACCTagagactctagtctagaggctagaaaaaaatagatctattggtcaatagtatagatctatacaaattattattatgtacaaGCAGTCCAGCACATTCTAGCcatctaggtctacatttaaatattagaaactaaatctaaatgttcATTTTGGAGTAGATCTGAACTAAATCTCAATTCAATTTGATCTTGTTGCAATATATTTACTGGTCCATGCATGTACATTGATGGAATCAGTTTGATCAATGTAGATTAAAGTAGGCTGCTTCTTTGGAATAATCAGGGAATAAATGTTAACTCTTTgactgctgttttttttttcataaaaatgctactttttaaaaaaaaataagaaaatgttccaaacatggctaaaacaaaaatttattgtttaagtaccaataatgctatagtaacatatttggtatcaaagtaaaggtaaatgaatggagaatgtgaaaatgtaaacatctttctatttaaatataagatacaaatcataatctaaataatatgacactcagaaaaaaaaatggatgccaactttagaacttttgagacctaaatttagattttgttctttgtattactgttgaaacagcatatttagactatttacagcattttcaaaaagaaatctgataaaacagtcaataaaagatgatgaatcattgattatattattatttttacctgttttttttagtctgaaaaaaagtgaaaattattgcgcttttcataactaccaataacaatagataccagtactaaatctatcaaccaaatgcactcaaatattatgtacatttgaatcaatgggatatagatctagatttgtcttctttttatttgcctagaacatcttttattctaatactagaccagtgcaagacataggctagcgagagatcaaagcctaaatctctaactagatgaaggacaataaaaatcctaattcattttacctaagatatagacatctaatagatcattattactgttcctttgtgataaattatggatttagaatagttttatactttacttttatttagtagtaaaccttttggagtgcaacttgaaccagtattgtgatggtgatgatttttaccaaaaagcaatactaaaaaaaattgctagaaaatataccaagaaaaggcctagcatggtggatgaatattggatttagatctgccatttctgttgttttcatttatcttaggcttagttctataggaatctacaaaggtgtaaagataaaagcatagatctagtcaaccttgatctacattcaGGACCTAGCCCTAtagtctaaggctaaggcctaagcaaggcaatactagatctaagtctaaatgctaataatgtccaagtctgcttcatcctatgctaaatcttgatcaagatcttcattattacaattcatagaagtataaataaaacaataaagcttcttcagtagtaaacattgtgggtgtgtcttggacaagcatagccatgatgttgtagatttttacagataaagaatactaaaaaaaaaaaaaaaaaaaagaaaatggggaaaaaatgcccacagtggatgattatttgatgtagatctaccatttcctttctttttatttaccataagcttagatctagagatatatctagattgactagatctagagcccaagtctatagataaaagcttagatctagtcaatctcgatctacagactacacctGACCTACggacaataatagatttagatctagatctaaatactaataatatagatataaatacgctaaatttagacctacctggatctaatctatatatctagatcaaattcttcattattactatttatttgtgataaattttagaataattataaagtttcttcagtagtcaacattgtgggtgtgtcttggaatAGCGTAGTCATGGTgacgtttttttacattctatgtaaacaaaggatgaagaactcttttataaagtaaaaatagttccactgttgttagttaaaaattttaatttaaaaatgcaacgaaacaaaggtagggtaagaacgtctatgggatagacgttccGTGCGTTTAGGGCGGACAGAcacgtctatgggatagacgctccgcactcATTGAGTTAAGAGAGAAACATCATTGAAAATAACTGTGTGTTTGTGGGAGGTTGGCGcaaacattgttaatataaaattgtactaaatcctcttaacttgtattacaagctttatcaataaatacacacaaaccctatttattataatgataggcttactaactacatatttaaaacatggggggggggggcatattatgatatagatctaggtagtaATTTACTACTGTTCTTTCGTAAAATTTTGGTGCTTAAATTGTATATGCGGTACGTTTCAGGGTTGGTAAAGTTTGGGGTTTATGATTTAagggtttgtaaaatttggaaaTTCGGGATTCAGGGTTTACTTGGTCTCATGAGTGGCACCCCTGCTTATATGTTTAGATAAAAGAGGCATCTTTAAGCATTcacacacatttacacacaactttaaaaaaatgcaagcaAATATGACTACCTGTCGCTGAGACTCTCCAGGCTGCCGGTTAACTATGTTTGGCCACTGCAATACCTGACAACaaaaaccaaaagaaattaattgtgactatgagaaaataaaaaacaaacataaaatggcACTATACATTGTTACAATCTAGCAGCAGGTACAATCAAAAGTTATATATGTGTGATTTAATGTAGTATGTATTACATATAGTTTTATAGTGTGAGAATACAGAAGtgtgtattttatataatgtatgaATCCAGCATTTTGTACAATCTGTAATAATAACTACAGTTCTTGGTAGCAGTATGTCCAAATCTATAGTTCTTTATACCAGTATGTCCAATCTACAGTTTTTTGTAGCAGTATGTCCAAATCTATAGTTCTTTATACCAGTATGTCCAATCTACAGTTTTTTGTAGCAGTATGTCCAATCTATAGTTCTTTGTAGCAGTATGTCCACTCTATAGTTCTTTGTAGCAGTATGTCCACTCTATTGTTCTTTGTAGCAGTATGTCCAATCTGTAGTTCTTTGTAGCAGTATGTCCACTCTATTGTTCTTTGTAGCAGTATGTCCAATCTGTAGTTCTTTGTAGCAGTATGTCCACTCTATTGTTCTTTGTAGCAGTATGTCCAATCTGTAGTTCTTTGTAGCAGTATGTCCACTCTATAGTTCTTTGTAGCAGTATGTCCACTCTATAGTTCTTTGTGGCAGTATGTCCAATCTATAGTTCTTTTtagctgaggctgaaagaagaattcaagcctttgagagtaaatgctacagaaaaatgctgggtatcTGAAAAGGAGACAAATCAGTTtatacttttacaagtcaataCTCTGACTTGAGACAAAAACTGATCTGGTTcagtcatattgtaagacatggatcactgtcaaaagtcaccCTTCATGGTACAGTGGAGAAAGCTTAAGAAAGGGTTGTCCAAAAACAAAACTGgctggacaacataaaagaatggacctgcCTCTCTCTTGACATCTTTCTAATAACTGCTGACATGGAAAAGTTAAGGGATTTGGTTactcgaactgtcacagcacacCAATGACGAAAATCCACGAATAGCTGATGATACTTATTGGCAACAGTATGTCTAATCTATAGTTCTGTACTAATTCATACTAACACTTGTGTTTCCTCGTCTTTTGTTTTAATCTACCCCCAAAATGAACAAACAGTACTTACGTTTGAGGCTTCCCAGACATTT belongs to Biomphalaria glabrata chromosome 12, xgBioGlab47.1, whole genome shotgun sequence and includes:
- the LOC106074242 gene encoding NAD-dependent protein lipoamidase sirtuin-4, mitochondrial-like isoform X3, whose product is MKNSLINDLIKNKLVFKTCLKSITSKNGYHHSASAWTAGSLEPSSKYVPTYKEVDESQFLQLQDFILEHPKLFILTGAGVSTESGIPDYRSEGVGRYATSTSRPIQYADFLKNAASRQRYWARNYIGWPQFSSFQPNQSHYILSNWERKGLIHWLVTQNVDALHYKAGSQKVTELHGSAHRVICLSCKYQLSRHAMQELIANINLDWSADVMGVAPDGDVDLTSNQVQNFKVPECPKCKGILKPDLTFFGDNVPKETVHFVLEKLFESDAMLVIGSSLEVYSGYRFAYRAHEHGMKIGVINIGPTRGDKFVDIKVSAKCSDVLQRLDQKSQ